From Coffea arabica cultivar ET-39 chromosome 2e, Coffea Arabica ET-39 HiFi, whole genome shotgun sequence, the proteins below share one genomic window:
- the LOC113730041 gene encoding SKP1-like protein 21 isoform X2, with the protein MKPYIWLQTTDGSIQQVEEEVAMFCPMICREVLQTGMGSSKNYAISLPQRVNPAILGLILDYCRFHQVPGRSNKERKTFDEKFIKLDAKKLCELTSAADSLQLRPLVDLTSRALARMIEGKTPEEIRETFNLPDDLTEEEKLEPLRNLTDDPRIRLLNRLYARKRKELKERAKVKNVEVEEEQLVDERPVDELLSFINGDGESKGVKAAKNKKKNRRRKDLSGNFSSNDSNCNQFKEPNHLPSGYLIGDIDNATSQSKSAVFQDSASVTFSPKLEFDNELDPAMEEELDREVEDFARRLNSVWPERMQEMLSLGQERRPVPVSLNGNGAVK; encoded by the exons ATGAAGCCATACATCTGGCTCCAAACTACTGATGGTTCAATTCAACAAGTGGAAGAAGAGGTTGCTATGTTTTGTCCTATGATATGCCGAGAAGTTCTTCAAACAGGCATGggatcatctaaaaattatgcTATCTCGCTTCCTCAACGTGTAAATCCTGCTATATTGGGATTAATACTTGACTACTGTCGGTTTCATCAAGTACCAGGCCGTTCTAATAAG GAAAGGAAAACTTTTGATGAAAAGTTTATCAAGTTAGATGCAAAAAAATTGTGCGAGTTGACATCTGCTGCTGATAGTCTCCAACTGAGGCCTCTGGTAGACCTTACAAGCCGTGCGCTTGCTCGGATGATTGAAGGAAAAACTCCGGAAGAGATACGTGAAACTTTCAATTTACCTGATGATCTTACAGAG GAGGAGAAGTTGGAGCCTTTAAGAAATTTGACGGATGATCCACGCATTAGGCTTCTGAATCGGTTATATGCAAGAAAGAGGAAAGAATTAAAGGAGAGAGCAAAAGTAAAG AATGTTGAGGTTGAAGAAGAGCAGCTTGTGGATGAACGCCCAGTTGATGAACTTTTGTCATTCATAAATGGAGACGGAG AATCTAAAGGAGTAAAAGCTGctaagaacaaaaagaaaaacaggagGAGAAAAGACCTTTCTGGAAACTTCTCATCAAATGATTCAAATTGTAACCAGTTTAAG GAGCCAAATCATCTGCCTTCTGGCTACTTGATTGGTGATATTGACAATGCAACCTCCCAAAGTAAAAGTGCAGTATTTCAAGATTCTGCATCTGTTACATTTTCACCAAAGCTTGAGTTTGATAATGAGTTGGATCCTGCAATGGAGGAAGAACTGGACAG GGAGGTTGAGGATTTTGCCCGGAGATTGAACTCTGTTTGGCCAGAAAGGATGCAGGAGATGTTGTCCTTGGGTCAAGAAAGGAGACCTGTACCAGTATCGCTTAATGGAAATGGTGCAGTAAAGTGA
- the LOC113730041 gene encoding SKP1-like protein 21 isoform X1, with amino-acid sequence MPEGPMAVVKPEMKPYIWLQTTDGSIQQVEEEVAMFCPMICREVLQTGMGSSKNYAISLPQRVNPAILGLILDYCRFHQVPGRSNKERKTFDEKFIKLDAKKLCELTSAADSLQLRPLVDLTSRALARMIEGKTPEEIRETFNLPDDLTEEEKLEPLRNLTDDPRIRLLNRLYARKRKELKERAKVKNVEVEEEQLVDERPVDELLSFINGDGESKGVKAAKNKKKNRRRKDLSGNFSSNDSNCNQFKEPNHLPSGYLIGDIDNATSQSKSAVFQDSASVTFSPKLEFDNELDPAMEEELDREVEDFARRLNSVWPERMQEMLSLGQERRPVPVSLNGNGAVK; translated from the exons ATGCCAGAAGGTCCAATGGCAGTTGTCAAACCAGAG ATGAAGCCATACATCTGGCTCCAAACTACTGATGGTTCAATTCAACAAGTGGAAGAAGAGGTTGCTATGTTTTGTCCTATGATATGCCGAGAAGTTCTTCAAACAGGCATGggatcatctaaaaattatgcTATCTCGCTTCCTCAACGTGTAAATCCTGCTATATTGGGATTAATACTTGACTACTGTCGGTTTCATCAAGTACCAGGCCGTTCTAATAAG GAAAGGAAAACTTTTGATGAAAAGTTTATCAAGTTAGATGCAAAAAAATTGTGCGAGTTGACATCTGCTGCTGATAGTCTCCAACTGAGGCCTCTGGTAGACCTTACAAGCCGTGCGCTTGCTCGGATGATTGAAGGAAAAACTCCGGAAGAGATACGTGAAACTTTCAATTTACCTGATGATCTTACAGAG GAGGAGAAGTTGGAGCCTTTAAGAAATTTGACGGATGATCCACGCATTAGGCTTCTGAATCGGTTATATGCAAGAAAGAGGAAAGAATTAAAGGAGAGAGCAAAAGTAAAG AATGTTGAGGTTGAAGAAGAGCAGCTTGTGGATGAACGCCCAGTTGATGAACTTTTGTCATTCATAAATGGAGACGGAG AATCTAAAGGAGTAAAAGCTGctaagaacaaaaagaaaaacaggagGAGAAAAGACCTTTCTGGAAACTTCTCATCAAATGATTCAAATTGTAACCAGTTTAAG GAGCCAAATCATCTGCCTTCTGGCTACTTGATTGGTGATATTGACAATGCAACCTCCCAAAGTAAAAGTGCAGTATTTCAAGATTCTGCATCTGTTACATTTTCACCAAAGCTTGAGTTTGATAATGAGTTGGATCCTGCAATGGAGGAAGAACTGGACAG GGAGGTTGAGGATTTTGCCCGGAGATTGAACTCTGTTTGGCCAGAAAGGATGCAGGAGATGTTGTCCTTGGGTCAAGAAAGGAGACCTGTACCAGTATCGCTTAATGGAAATGGTGCAGTAAAGTGA
- the LOC113730043 gene encoding uncharacterized protein produces the protein MPGGVEEENSLHISNGKKRPQSRRFFLTFRQLNALAGMIALSVMGMVSVEDLAFVVFSLAYIHFLSKVAFPPLSPRPNPRVFGEKNRLQDLYVLFSGIISLAFPSAYILEGMFRGYKEGVRVAASHVFLLASQIFMEGVAFYGGFSMPVFAFVPVFYNSRRIFTVADWLRSEFYKTDENPRRLYIGRGLAVVNMAFWCFNLFGFLLPVFLPRVFKVYYSSGHRDEH, from the coding sequence ATGCCGGGTGGGgttgaagaagaaaattctCTCCATATATCAAATGGCAAGAAAAGGCCGCAATCCCGAAGGTTTTTCCTCACGTTTCGGCAGCTAAATGCACTTGCAGGGATGATTGCTCTCTCTGTTATGGGCATGGTTAGTGTTGAAGATTTGGCTTTTGTGGTCTTTTCTTTAGCATATATTCACTTCTTATCAAAAGTTGCCTTTCCCCCTCTTTCCCCTCGGCCCAATCCCCGAGTCTTTGGTGAAAAGAACAGGCTTCAAGATCTCTACGTGCTTTTCTCTGGAATAATCAGTTTAGCTTTCCCATCGGCATACATACTCGAGGGTATGTTCCGGGGATACAAAGAGGGTGTCAGGGTAGCTGCGTCACacgtctttcttcttgctagtcAGATATTCATGGAAGGAGTGGCTTTTTACGGTGGTTTTTCCATGCCAGTTTTTGCTTTTGTGCCTGTTTTCTACAATTCAAGAAGGATCTTTACCGTTGCGGACTGGCTGAGGAGTGAATTTTACAAGACTGATGAAAATCCTAGAAGATTGTACATTGGAAGAGGCCTTGCTGTCGTTAATATGGCCTTTTGGTGCTTCAATTTGTTTGGGTTCTTGTTGCCTGTTTTCCTTCCAAGGGTCTTCAAGGTATACTATTCATCTGGGCACAGGGATGAACACTGA